From Roseofilum casamattae BLCC-M143, one genomic window encodes:
- the cysE gene encoding serine O-acetyltransferase: protein MLSYLVADFRIIFERDPAARNWLEVLFCYPGLQAVLFHRFAHWLHHLGLPFFPRLISHIARLLTGIEIHPGATIGKGVFIDHGMGVVIGETAIVGDYTLIYQGVTLGGTGKESGKRHPTLGENVVVGAGAKVLGNLLIGNDVRIGAGSVVLRDVPSDCTVVGIPGRIIYRSGVRVNPLEHGRLPDAEAETIRALIDRIEQLEDQVSALKSQQKTGLDSSSSVPMSEVSSWETVTPCFGQESALVSEELEKKRTSCALKDRAIEQFLDGSGI, encoded by the coding sequence GTGTTAAGTTATCTCGTTGCCGACTTTCGCATTATCTTCGAGCGCGACCCTGCCGCTCGCAACTGGCTGGAAGTCCTTTTTTGCTACCCCGGACTTCAAGCCGTTCTGTTCCACCGGTTTGCTCATTGGCTTCATCACCTGGGTCTGCCCTTTTTTCCGCGTCTGATCTCTCATATCGCTCGGTTACTTACCGGGATCGAAATTCATCCGGGAGCGACCATAGGAAAGGGAGTGTTTATCGATCACGGTATGGGCGTGGTTATTGGCGAAACTGCCATTGTTGGGGACTATACTCTCATTTATCAGGGCGTCACTCTGGGAGGAACGGGTAAAGAAAGCGGAAAACGCCACCCGACCCTCGGGGAGAATGTGGTGGTTGGTGCAGGAGCAAAAGTTCTTGGCAATCTCCTGATTGGGAATGACGTGCGCATTGGTGCTGGATCTGTGGTGTTGCGGGATGTTCCTTCCGACTGCACGGTGGTCGGGATTCCCGGACGAATTATTTATCGCTCTGGAGTGCGCGTCAATCCCCTCGAACACGGCCGGTTGCCCGATGCGGAAGCGGAAACGATCCGTGCGTTGATCGATCGCATCGAACAGTTAGAAGACCAAGTCAGCGCGCTCAAAAGTCAGCAGAAAACTGGTTTAGACTCTTCATCTTCAGTGCCGATGTCGGAGGTTTCGAGTTGGGAAACCGTTACTCCTTGTTTTGGCCAGGAGTCGGCATTGGTCTCGGAAGAACTGGAGAAAAAACGGACGAGTTGTGCTTTAAAAGATCGAGCCATCGAGCAATTTTTAGATGGGTCTGGGATTTAA